The stretch of DNA AAGACCTGTGAAGAGGATGAAAAACGTTCAGGTCATACTTCTAGGAAAGAAACTCTTAGCCTTTTATTTTCAAACGGGATCTTTGCATCCTCACATGGTCTCTTCTTTTAGGTGGAATtctatttaaaatataggtgTTGAATGTCTCCAATTTATGCTTTTTCTAGTTATTTTTGATACAATCCACGGTGATTCATTTTTATGTTGACTTTGTCAAAAAAGTCTTAgaacttaattttttatattttaaaagaaactaCGTTACAAACTTGATTCTGATGTGTAGTGTACCCCTTAAACAATAAATCTTAATTTAGAAATTAagtctttaaaaattttcttgccTAATCTTATTCATACATAACAGTTGTTATTCtactttttgatttttttttttttgcattattCAGTAATCATTATCAGGTTTTGATGCTTATATTCTGTTAGTGATTTAATGTGCTTTTGTAACAGACTGAGAAATGTGGAATGGGCATTGTGGCTGAAGAAGATATCAATCAAGGGGAGTTTGTGATAGAATATGTTGGAGAAGGTTAAACCATTTGTTATTCTTCTTTATCTTTTATAGAAATACTGAAATCTGAGATGTAGTTGATATTTTCTGCAATAATTTTTGCATCGCAGTTATTGATGATAAAACATGTGAGGAAAGATTATGGAAAATGAAACACCGTGGagaaacaaatttttatctgtgtgAAATCAACCGAGACATGGTGATTGATGCCACATACAAGGGAAACAAGTCAAGATACATAAATCACAGTTGTTGTCCCAATACCGAAATGCAGAAATGGTTGGACTGATTCTTGTTTCAACTCTAATTTACACTTCTTTGTAACTTCTCACACAACTTTCTGTCAGGATGATCGATGGCGAGACAAGAATCGGTATATTTGCCACACATGATATTAAAATGGGCGAGCATCTGACATATGACTATCAGTATGAGCTTATACTCTATATTCCTTAAACTTATTGAACTAGGAGTCTCTCAGAGCACCCTATATCGATAATCCAGTCTAACAAGTGTATCAGGTTTGTGCAGTTTGGTGCAGATCAAGATTGCCACTGTGGTGCTGCAGACTGCCGGCGAAAACTGGGGGTCAAACCAAATAGAACAAAAATGCCTTCTTCAGATGCTGCATGGAAAATAGTGGCATGCCAAGTGGCTGGAAACTCTGCCGAGGTGAAATTAGTTGTATCATACAAACTTGCTTGTTTTCCTTGTTTTTACGTTATACTCCTACATAACTAACATTTGTATTTTGGAAATGCTTTACCTGTATTTTTCCTGGTGCAATTAACAGAATGGGTATTGGTgttaaattttgtgttttaaaaaaaaaacacaagcaCGATGTTCGATATTCTCTTCTTTGATTCTCTTATTTACTTTGTTCTGACAAATTTATTAAGTCGGAACTTAgtttttatatcatttttttgtAGGTGTATTCAAATGGAGTTCCTGTTGTAGGTGGGCTGATCTACTCAGTTTCTTATCTCATCTTTTTAATGAACGGTTTTCAAGTATGATTAAGTTTTTGAGGCGTGTTTGGGTATAATGTTGGTTGCCATTTGTTTTTTTTCAGGAGGTTTACTTAATGCTTCCTCTCAGAGAAGGAAGAGGCACCGTAATTGCATCGGTTcagttattaaaatatttaatttttctgatGAAAGGTGTGAGTTATTAAATTGTAGAATTGTATCAGGCATTTTATCCCAGTCGTTGAATATAGTTCTGTTTCTCTTCTGctgatgtattttaattttcttacaTTGGTCTCCATGTAGGTGCTTGATAACTTTTCATGTCCCTCATTTTTAATGATCTCAAGTATATTTGTGATGCCCAACTTAATTCAGCATCCTATGATTTTAATGTATATGGTGAAAAGAACTATTTGATATGTGTGGAATAGTTATTTTTGGTGAGAGTTCAATTTAACCAAAATAATTTCAGGCTAGTTCCAATGGAAAAACGGCTCTCATATACTCTCCATATGATGGCTTTTATCTCTCCTCTGTTCTTTTCACTTCTCCTGTGTTCTGAATGTTCTCTTGGACATTTTCATCTTTATCAGGTCATATGGGATAATAAGACGTTTTGATAACACCACGAGAAAGCATCTGGTGAGGCTGGAATCTTATAATGTTGCAATATATTTTGACAAGAGTTCTCTGCAAATTTACTCGTTTTTGTTGACAGATTGCGTTTGAAGATGGAAATTCAGAGTTCCTGGACTTATCCAAAGAAGAATGGGAATTTTGTAAATGCTGAATGTACTTATTTGGTTACTCAAAATTTCACATCTTGTGACAGAGGTACTCTAATGTTTTATGCTAGTCTTCTTCCATATCACGTTCATTTCTGGTGAACTTTAGTGATGTAGAACTGAAGTGAAAGGAGAAACAAAGTAGAGTGTCGATGAGTGTTATTgagcatggtttgaaatttcAGCGCTCTCCTCTCTAAAGAACCGATATGTGTGTATTTTTAGTAACTTTGTTAAGAGTTTCTGCTGCATTTTCTTTTccaatttactaaatttatatgaTGTCACCAAACTAGTGGAAAGTTGTTTTGAAATAAATGTCATAATCTAAGTTACTTTGCGCCATTCTACCATGGCTGATAGAAGATACAGTTGCAGCTGGAAACACGAAGTTTATTGTTGTGTCGGTTTGTGGGATTGTTGAAAGAATGAGTCATAGTTGAGGTCGGAATTTGTTTTCGTGCACTGCGTATCCAAGCCCCGCTTATATTCTTTTGCAATGCATTTGTACTTTTTGCAGATAGCGTGTGGGTCTCATTTCTTGGATTTTTGCAGGTGGGACAGAGCTGATATAATGTAAATGATCATGCCTTTGTTCAAACAACACACAAGATATATACATTACAGAGTTCTAACTATGCCGTGTAAAAtgatgtcatccacatatacaATGATAACAATGATCTTTCCATTCTCATAATGTTTGACGAACAATGTATGGTCGGCTTGTCCTTGATCATATCCAAACTTCTTGATGACTCAAGAAAATCTGTCATACCATGCACGTGGAGACCGTTTCTGTCCATAAAGTGATTTGTTGAGTTTGCATACCATCTGCTTTCCCAATTTGTCTTTGAAACCAGGTGGTTGGTTTATGTAAACTTCTTCTTCAAGAATACCATTAAGAAATGCATTTTTTATGTCCAGTTTTGTAAAGGCCAATCAAGATTAGCAATGGTGCAAAATTTTTAGTGTAATCAATACCTTAAGTCTGTGTGAAGCTTTTGGCAACCAGACGTGCTTTGTGTCGTTCGATTGTGCTATTTGCCTTACAGTGTTCTTACCATGTGGTAACTCTACCAAACTCCAAGTGTTGACTGTTTCAAAGCATGCATTTCTTCTAGCAACACAACTTTCCACTCAGAGATTCTAAAGCTTCATGAACTGACTTGAGAATAATCTCACTAGATATTTTGAAGTAAAAGTGCGCAATGACTGGGAAagatttgaatatgagacatATTTGGAAATGAGATGTCGTGTGCAAGTTCTAGCATCTTTCCTAACATCTATGAGAACATGAAGATCAAGAATAGTACCTGAATGAGGATTTAATATCAGTTCGTCTTCTTGGTTGTAATTAAGATTCACTATGTCTTTACTAACTCGAGATTTTCGTCTTGAGTAGACAaattctggttcaggtgttgaGTCTCTCCCTGGTTTAGATATTGGAGAAGTGGATTATGATAGTGGAAaagtaaatttatttgtttgatgAATGATAGGCATGTGACAGACAGAAATTGTGACGTCTGAGCTGAGAACTAGAATAAGTGTTGTATCCCAACAAACTTTTCTTTCCAAATTTATCCTATATTTATCTACATTAGCTGAGAATTCTGAATAGAAAATGAATTTATTAGGAATACTGATGACGCATGTTTCTATTTGATAGTGTATCTTAATTTGTCTGCTAGTATCATTTTTTAAAGGGTGAATTGGAGAAAAATACATCtgtctattatttatttaagattcagtaccggacagttttttttgtattttaataccTGACAAAAGACAAACTTGGTTTTTACTACATGTTTCATGCAATTTTACCTATTTAcccttttaattaataaaaaattatataaatacctATTTTTGTTGGTTAT from Primulina huaijiensis isolate GDHJ02 unplaced genomic scaffold, ASM1229523v2 scaffold16173, whole genome shotgun sequence encodes:
- the LOC140965897 gene encoding histone-lysine N-methyltransferase ASHH3-like, with the translated sequence MPAMKKNAECVGFEQVFSKLVKEIGSPVDFELPKWLNKWKPTCSFIRRNVYLTKKIKRRDDGIFCSCSSTPGSSGVCGRDCLCSMLRSSCSSGCDCGSSCLNKPFHQRPVKRMKNVQTEKCGMGIVAEEDINQGEFVIEYVGEVIDDKTCEERLWKMKHRGETNFYLCEINRDMVIDATYKGNKSRYINHSCCPNTEMQKWMIDGETRIGIFATHDIKMGEHLTYDYQFVQFGADQDCHCGAADCRRKLGVKPNRTKMPSSDAAWKIVACQVAGNSAEVYSNGVPVVGGLLNASSQRRKRHRNCIGSVIKIFNFSDERSYGIIRRFDNTTRKHLIAFEDGNSEFLDLSKEEWEFCKC